A single region of the Gemmata palustris genome encodes:
- the ruvX gene encoding Holliday junction resolvase RuvX, which produces MSEEANGRREPAGESYPPQATLTDTTTANTSAPALHQPAHAGRSPIPTRGPLLGIDYGTKRIGIAVCDPDRVIASPVGTQANDAGKQAFFADLVARSKFVGIVVGLPLHASGEESPMSREARGFAKWLADLAKLPFVMWDERFTSSAAEDVLREAKLTQKKRKAKVDRVAAQMILQGYIDAGCPPGGSDTGADDTDPTPFPAPN; this is translated from the coding sequence GTGAGTGAAGAGGCGAACGGCCGGCGTGAGCCGGCTGGTGAGAGCTACCCGCCCCAAGCGACGCTCACCGATACAACGACAGCGAACACCAGCGCACCGGCCCTTCACCAGCCGGCTCACGCCGGCCGTTCGCCAATCCCCACACGCGGCCCCCTCCTCGGCATCGACTACGGCACCAAGCGCATTGGCATCGCCGTCTGCGACCCGGACCGCGTGATCGCGTCACCGGTGGGCACGCAGGCGAACGACGCGGGGAAGCAAGCGTTCTTCGCGGACCTCGTCGCGCGCTCGAAGTTCGTGGGCATCGTGGTCGGGTTGCCGCTCCACGCCAGCGGCGAGGAGAGCCCGATGTCGCGCGAGGCACGGGGATTCGCCAAGTGGCTCGCGGACCTCGCGAAACTGCCCTTCGTGATGTGGGACGAGCGGTTCACGTCGTCGGCCGCGGAGGACGTCCTGCGCGAAGCGAAATTGACTCAGAAGAAGCGGAAAGCGAAGGTCGATCGGGTCGCGGCGCAGATGATCCTGCAGGGGTACATTGATGCCGGCTGCCCCCCGGGTGGCAGCGACACGGGAGCGGACGATACCGACCCAACCCCGTTCCCCGCACCGAATTGA
- a CDS encoding YciI-like protein, whose amino-acid sequence MHYLLFYDVVPDYAERRIPLRALHLAHAWAAVERGELVLGGALADPPDGAVLLFKCDSPAPVEAFATSDPYVTNGLVTRWRVRVWTTVVGETAHNPIRKL is encoded by the coding sequence ATGCACTATTTACTCTTTTACGACGTGGTACCGGACTACGCGGAGCGGCGCATTCCGCTGCGTGCCCTGCACTTGGCACATGCGTGGGCCGCGGTGGAGCGCGGGGAACTGGTGCTGGGCGGCGCGCTCGCCGACCCGCCCGACGGGGCCGTGCTGCTCTTCAAATGCGATTCGCCCGCGCCCGTGGAGGCGTTCGCGACCAGCGACCCCTACGTGACGAACGGCTTAGTCACGCGCTGGCGCGTGCGCGTGTGGACGACGGTTGTGGGCGAAACCGCACACAACCCGATTCGGAAGTTGTGA
- a CDS encoding protein kinase domain-containing protein, with amino-acid sequence MSVTLPARNSATSSSQSRRRDAVLATVLDPRRLPTPPAVALQVVSAASRPDCNPNEIVKLLSQDPALCAKLLKAVNSCLYGLSKPIASLERAITVLGLGPVRSLALGLSLPAIKTGPADPETRAYQITSVAGAIIARDLSARTPRNSPADDMVAGLLRDIGAVLLQQTYPDAWRDMTERWGDNLLAQACEAEEETFGINHADVSAELLSIWKLPAELIEPIRFHHNPERLAGAAKAISKRAELLYFSGLLASLDTVVRHPTVLEYVLEIARTQYGLPKPELIRFMRSIVPKIVDFGELLDRDVRDCPNFAEALTAGGQELVNLAVETNRTRLSGTVPQSGLRQVPAPGAHVPPSQMRKAPAPSGQVPPSQARKAPAPSGAAPQPAPQSQTQYDGWTSAEATLDAGTGHTSPNSKIASALPEFRPAFLEQFPVSGCRLGDYELREILGRGAMGIVFKGYEPSLARFVAIKMLAPETSSDPRVRERFAREARAGAAIRHENVVTIYAVRETAGLSYLAMEYVQGVALDRYIEKKNPLPVTAIVQLARQIALGLAAAHKRGIIHRDIKPANIILEYESEAAKIADFGLARNGADGNGNLSQTGGLIGTPYFMAPEQIQGQPATFSSDLFSLGGVLYSLCTGSPPFPEKTLAAVLYAVCSAEPKPIYKLRPDIPQWLEDVVTKLLDKNPAQRFKHASEVADALLKSSH; translated from the coding sequence GTGTCAGTCACTTTGCCCGCTCGGAATTCTGCCACGAGCAGCTCACAATCGCGCCGGCGCGACGCGGTCCTCGCGACCGTGCTCGACCCGCGCCGGCTCCCGACGCCGCCGGCCGTCGCGCTCCAGGTGGTCAGCGCCGCGAGCCGCCCGGACTGCAACCCCAACGAGATCGTCAAGCTCCTTTCGCAAGACCCGGCCCTTTGCGCGAAGCTCCTGAAGGCGGTCAACTCCTGCCTCTACGGGCTCAGTAAGCCGATCGCTTCGCTGGAGCGGGCCATTACCGTGCTGGGCCTCGGCCCGGTCCGGTCCCTGGCACTCGGGCTCTCCCTGCCCGCGATCAAAACCGGTCCCGCGGACCCGGAGACCCGCGCGTACCAGATCACCTCCGTGGCGGGCGCGATCATCGCCCGCGACCTCTCCGCGCGCACGCCCCGCAACTCGCCCGCCGACGACATGGTCGCGGGCCTGCTCCGGGACATCGGCGCGGTGCTGCTCCAACAGACCTACCCGGACGCTTGGCGCGACATGACGGAGCGCTGGGGCGACAACCTCCTCGCCCAGGCGTGCGAGGCCGAGGAAGAAACGTTCGGCATCAACCACGCGGACGTCAGCGCCGAACTGCTCTCGATCTGGAAGCTCCCCGCGGAACTCATCGAGCCGATCCGCTTCCACCACAACCCGGAGCGCCTCGCCGGCGCAGCGAAGGCAATCAGCAAGCGCGCCGAGCTGCTCTACTTCTCCGGCCTGCTCGCGAGCCTCGACACGGTCGTGCGGCACCCGACGGTCCTCGAGTACGTCCTCGAAATCGCCCGCACCCAGTACGGGCTCCCGAAGCCCGAACTGATCCGGTTCATGCGGAGCATCGTCCCCAAGATCGTGGACTTCGGCGAGTTGCTGGACCGCGACGTGCGGGACTGCCCGAACTTCGCGGAGGCGCTCACCGCGGGCGGGCAGGAGCTGGTGAACCTCGCGGTGGAGACCAACCGCACCCGGCTCAGCGGTACCGTCCCCCAATCCGGGTTGCGCCAGGTGCCCGCGCCCGGCGCCCACGTTCCCCCGTCCCAGATGCGCAAAGCGCCCGCGCCGTCGGGACAAGTGCCCCCGTCCCAGGCGCGCAAAGCGCCCGCGCCCTCGGGCGCAGCGCCCCAACCCGCGCCACAATCGCAAACACAGTACGACGGATGGACGTCCGCGGAGGCCACGCTCGACGCGGGCACCGGGCACACGTCCCCCAATTCCAAAATCGCGTCCGCGCTCCCCGAGTTCCGGCCCGCGTTCCTCGAGCAGTTCCCGGTATCGGGGTGCCGACTGGGGGACTACGAGCTGCGCGAGATCCTCGGGCGCGGCGCGATGGGCATCGTGTTCAAGGGGTACGAACCGAGCCTGGCCCGGTTCGTCGCGATCAAGATGCTGGCCCCGGAAACGTCCTCGGACCCGCGGGTCCGGGAGCGCTTCGCGCGCGAGGCGCGCGCGGGGGCGGCGATCCGCCACGAGAACGTGGTCACGATCTACGCGGTGCGCGAGACCGCGGGGCTCTCGTACCTCGCGATGGAGTACGTGCAGGGCGTCGCGCTCGATCGGTACATCGAGAAGAAGAACCCGCTGCCCGTAACCGCCATCGTCCAGCTCGCGCGCCAGATCGCCCTCGGCCTCGCAGCGGCCCACAAGCGGGGGATCATTCACCGCGACATCAAGCCCGCGAACATCATTCTGGAGTACGAGTCCGAGGCCGCCAAAATCGCGGACTTCGGCCTCGCGCGGAACGGGGCCGACGGCAACGGGAACTTGTCACAAACCGGGGGGCTGATCGGCACGCCCTACTTCATGGCCCCGGAACAGATCCAGGGGCAACCCGCGACCTTCTCCTCGGACCTGTTCAGCTTGGGCGGCGTGCTGTACTCGCTGTGTACGGGTTCCCCCCCCTTTCCCGAGAAAACGCTGGCCGCGGTCCTCTACGCGGTCTGCTCGGCGGAGCCGAAACCGATCTACAAGCTCCGCCCGGACATTCCGCAGTGGCTCGAAGACGTCGTCACGAAGCTCCTGGACAAGAACCCGGCCCAGCGGTTCAAGCACGCCTCCGAGGTGGCCGACGCCCTGCTGAAGAGTTCCCACTGA
- a CDS encoding reverse transcriptase domain-containing protein, which translates to MPTNHTRLLAQIKLRETERQRDRLRKQYDDIESQVTRAGTPLERLRALHAGLREVTFAQKPLHPAVREIDALYLADGLGVVPPELVTERTRFLEHELAQGRLRAEFTYAFGRVLSEWVGAEPPPARAGTDANPVALMFAEPPVPDREWLDRFASNNKGVLDSVAVRVKDFAERGALRPVGPHEIQEVLNQIERHPHLAPALRRQAAEARASTTQITELSGVATILLNSLDEWDWPGVGVPMRTVWVRVKHRPYLDEDLVTAVFLQVVGLRWGKSLHEVLKWSSLRDGHDPLFRPEPPDSPTAHIAGDRLRAQADRFLAALPTDESGGIESGYTGIGLTDLITSIEREVRFARAAYPDRPCFVVQADLRNYYPALSHAIILDVLKLIGVPEKWVTFFATFLATRVQWQNTVAPLRRGLALEHALADVFGDVVAWALDLHIFRTTGVQTIRLVDDIWFVTDSHEKARASWAALQEFCRATALEVNEEKSGAVCVGDGTATLDGLPTGKPRWGLLRLQANGAWEIDEAAFAKIEAITRDELTACPSVLALVAQYNGYLGYIIRQLALPITLRGDHLRRVALRLQKTHDELFGAGHGLVEEVGRRLRDCFADARLKEQGLPHALLYWPITAGGLALAHPVLRVAAHLRGQTGWSEPKLPNREIVAAYLRLREADVRKIPFGGTEEAHLMGLDPDRPNGSLTRAQFEDYQKAVKRKDKSLPAPEEVGVAMAALWANYYRSAVDVRKPSGPPQLDAMERLVQDFIARGGEVTGRGQSGLTPYWRWVVYTYGPSLLGALGTFRFLLTELVPLQLILENRGLTTGPDDETGHAPQPPNHDHDGWSANYPAPPASGDEPIPF; encoded by the coding sequence ATGCCCACGAACCACACCCGACTCCTCGCGCAAATCAAGCTCCGCGAAACCGAACGGCAGCGCGACCGGTTGCGGAAGCAGTACGACGATATTGAATCACAGGTCACCCGCGCGGGCACCCCACTGGAGCGCCTCCGCGCGCTGCACGCCGGCCTGCGCGAGGTCACGTTCGCCCAGAAACCGCTGCACCCGGCGGTGCGAGAGATTGATGCGCTTTACTTGGCCGACGGGTTGGGTGTGGTGCCACCCGAACTCGTCACAGAGCGCACGCGGTTCCTCGAACACGAACTCGCGCAGGGCCGACTGCGCGCGGAGTTCACATATGCGTTCGGCCGCGTACTCAGCGAGTGGGTCGGTGCGGAACCCCCGCCCGCCCGCGCCGGAACGGATGCAAACCCGGTCGCGCTCATGTTCGCGGAACCGCCGGTCCCGGACCGCGAGTGGCTCGACCGGTTCGCCTCAAACAACAAGGGCGTGCTCGATTCGGTCGCAGTGAGAGTAAAAGATTTCGCCGAGCGCGGCGCGCTCCGCCCGGTCGGGCCGCACGAAATCCAGGAAGTGCTGAACCAGATCGAGCGCCACCCCCACCTCGCGCCCGCCCTCCGCAGGCAAGCGGCCGAAGCCCGCGCGAGCACGACACAGATCACCGAACTGAGTGGCGTCGCGACGATCCTACTGAACAGCCTCGACGAATGGGACTGGCCCGGGGTCGGTGTACCGATGCGAACGGTATGGGTCCGTGTAAAGCACCGGCCGTACCTCGACGAAGACCTCGTGACCGCAGTGTTCCTGCAAGTCGTCGGGCTGCGGTGGGGGAAGAGCCTGCACGAGGTTCTGAAGTGGAGCTCGTTGCGCGACGGCCACGACCCGCTGTTCCGGCCCGAACCGCCCGATTCGCCCACCGCGCACATCGCCGGGGATCGCCTCCGCGCGCAAGCGGACCGGTTCCTCGCCGCGCTCCCCACCGACGAAAGCGGCGGAATCGAATCCGGGTACACGGGGATTGGGCTGACGGACCTCATCACGAGCATCGAGCGCGAGGTCCGGTTTGCACGCGCCGCGTACCCGGACCGCCCCTGCTTCGTTGTGCAAGCCGACCTGCGCAATTACTACCCGGCACTGTCACACGCAATTATTCTCGACGTACTGAAGCTCATCGGCGTGCCCGAGAAGTGGGTCACGTTCTTCGCCACGTTCCTCGCAACCCGCGTGCAGTGGCAGAACACCGTTGCCCCTCTGCGGCGCGGGCTCGCGCTCGAACACGCACTCGCGGACGTGTTCGGCGACGTGGTGGCGTGGGCGCTCGATCTGCACATTTTTCGCACCACCGGCGTGCAAACCATCCGGCTCGTGGACGACATTTGGTTCGTCACCGATTCGCACGAGAAGGCCCGTGCGTCGTGGGCCGCGTTACAGGAATTTTGCCGCGCCACTGCGCTCGAAGTGAACGAGGAGAAGTCCGGCGCGGTGTGCGTGGGGGATGGCACCGCCACACTCGACGGCCTCCCCACGGGTAAGCCGCGATGGGGGCTCCTCCGGCTCCAGGCGAACGGCGCGTGGGAGATCGACGAAGCGGCCTTTGCAAAAATCGAAGCGATCACGCGCGACGAACTGACCGCGTGCCCGTCGGTGCTGGCGCTCGTCGCCCAATACAACGGGTACCTCGGCTACATCATTCGGCAACTCGCTTTGCCCATCACATTGCGCGGCGACCACTTGCGCCGGGTGGCGCTGCGGCTCCAGAAAACGCACGACGAACTCTTCGGTGCCGGCCACGGTTTGGTGGAAGAAGTCGGGCGCCGACTGCGCGACTGTTTCGCCGACGCACGGCTGAAAGAACAGGGGCTCCCGCACGCGCTCCTGTACTGGCCCATTACCGCGGGCGGACTGGCTCTCGCGCACCCGGTGTTGCGAGTCGCGGCCCACTTGCGCGGTCAAACGGGCTGGTCCGAGCCAAAGCTACCGAACCGGGAAATTGTAGCCGCGTACTTGCGCCTGCGCGAAGCCGACGTTCGCAAGATCCCGTTCGGTGGGACCGAAGAAGCGCACCTGATGGGCTTGGACCCGGACCGGCCGAACGGGTCTCTCACCCGCGCCCAATTCGAGGATTATCAGAAGGCCGTCAAACGAAAGGACAAATCACTTCCGGCCCCGGAAGAGGTGGGCGTCGCGATGGCGGCGCTGTGGGCGAACTATTACCGCTCGGCGGTCGATGTGCGAAAGCCGTCCGGTCCGCCGCAACTCGATGCGATGGAGCGCCTCGTTCAAGACTTCATCGCCCGCGGCGGTGAAGTGACTGGGCGCGGGCAGTCCGGGCTGACCCCGTACTGGCGGTGGGTCGTGTACACTTACGGGCCGTCGCTCCTCGGCGCGCTCGGCACGTTCCGCTTCCTGTTGACGGAACTCGTTCCGCTCCAACTCATTCTGGAGAACCGCGGACTCACGACCGGCCCGGACGACGAAACCGGACACGCGCCACAACCACCGAACCACGACCACGACGGGTGGTCAGCGAACTACCCCGCGCCGCCCGCGAGTGGTGACGAGCCGATCCCGTTCTAG
- the glgP gene encoding alpha-glucan family phosphorylase — protein MAGRSIRSFTVLPRLPDRLRPLQTLAYNLWWCWNADAVALFRRVNPDLFEALDHSPIRLLGSTDQSRFEELEHDDGFLAHMDRVAAALDHYLKAPTWYQEHHSGDSAQIAYFSAEFGIHESVPVYSGGLGVLAGDHLKSASDLGLPLMGITLMYREGYFRQYLNVDGWQQERYPENDFFTLPLTPELDAQGAPLVVTVPLPGREVALRVWHIQVGRVPLYLLDANIPQNKPEDRAITSQLYGGDQHTRIQQEIILGIGGIRALRAMNKMPTVCHMNEGHAAFTGLERIRLLIEEEGLDFATAYEAVKAGTCFTTHTPVPAGNDSFPVHMAEQYLGDYAAKLGLDRNALVALGRQHPGNEQEPFGMTVLALKVANVSNGVSKLHGSVSRRMWKELWPELPAGEVPITSITNGVHTQSWLAPEFAQLYDRYLGIQWEERPTDFAIWKRVEQIPDGELWRTHERGRERLVALARARLRAQLKRRGSPPSEVEGADEVLDPDALTIGFARRFATYKRGDLIFRNAERIAALVNSKDRPVQFIFAGKAHPQDRGGKELIQRVVQQSRKPEFRKRVVFIEDYDMSVARYLVQGVDVWLNNPRRPLEASGTSGMKICGNGGLNLSILDGWWVEGYDGDNGWAIGAGEEYTDLAYQDEVESRALLDLIEQDIAPTFYKRDAGGLPREWIRRMKRSIMSLVPVFNTNRMVEQYTERCYVPSHRRAAKLSANHLQGAKELAAWRRRVGSEWGQVRVENIDAPTGEALRVGATFPVKVRVSLGGLRPDEVEVQLCYGVLDALGDIAEPKSLPLESNGATSGSSVLFAGEVPCRASGQFGFGVRVLPKNANLPHLFEPGLVTWG, from the coding sequence ATGGCCGGCCGATCTATCCGCTCGTTCACGGTTCTGCCCCGCCTACCCGACCGGCTCCGCCCGCTCCAAACGCTCGCGTACAACCTCTGGTGGTGCTGGAACGCGGACGCGGTCGCTCTGTTCCGCCGCGTGAACCCGGACCTGTTTGAAGCGCTCGACCACAGCCCCATCCGCCTGCTCGGGTCGACCGACCAGAGCCGCTTCGAGGAACTCGAGCACGACGACGGGTTCCTGGCGCACATGGACCGCGTGGCCGCGGCGCTCGACCACTACCTGAAGGCCCCGACGTGGTACCAGGAGCACCACAGCGGGGACAGCGCCCAAATCGCGTACTTCTCGGCCGAGTTCGGCATCCACGAGAGCGTGCCCGTTTACTCCGGCGGTCTGGGCGTGCTGGCCGGCGACCACCTCAAGAGCGCCAGCGACCTCGGGCTCCCGCTCATGGGCATCACGCTCATGTACCGCGAGGGGTACTTCCGCCAGTACCTCAACGTGGACGGCTGGCAGCAGGAGCGGTACCCGGAAAACGACTTCTTCACGCTGCCCCTGACCCCGGAACTCGACGCCCAGGGCGCCCCGCTCGTCGTCACGGTGCCGTTGCCGGGCCGCGAGGTCGCGCTGCGCGTCTGGCACATCCAGGTCGGTCGCGTACCGCTCTACCTGCTCGACGCGAACATTCCGCAGAACAAGCCCGAGGACCGGGCGATCACGTCGCAGCTCTACGGCGGCGACCAGCACACGCGCATCCAGCAGGAGATCATCCTCGGGATCGGCGGCATCCGCGCGCTGCGGGCGATGAACAAGATGCCCACCGTGTGCCACATGAACGAGGGGCACGCCGCGTTCACCGGACTGGAGCGCATCCGGCTCCTGATCGAAGAAGAGGGGCTGGACTTCGCGACCGCCTACGAAGCCGTCAAAGCCGGAACGTGCTTCACCACCCACACGCCGGTGCCCGCGGGCAACGACTCGTTCCCGGTCCACATGGCCGAGCAGTACCTCGGCGACTACGCGGCCAAACTGGGGCTCGACCGGAACGCGCTCGTGGCCCTCGGCCGCCAGCACCCCGGGAACGAGCAGGAGCCGTTCGGGATGACGGTCCTGGCGCTCAAAGTGGCCAACGTGTCCAACGGCGTGAGCAAGCTGCACGGCAGCGTGTCGCGCCGGATGTGGAAGGAACTGTGGCCGGAGCTGCCGGCCGGCGAGGTGCCGATCACGAGCATCACCAACGGCGTCCACACCCAGAGCTGGCTCGCGCCCGAGTTCGCGCAGCTCTACGACCGGTACCTCGGCATCCAGTGGGAAGAGCGCCCGACCGACTTCGCCATCTGGAAGCGGGTCGAGCAGATCCCCGACGGCGAGTTGTGGCGCACGCACGAGCGCGGGCGCGAGCGGCTCGTCGCGCTGGCCCGGGCGCGCCTGCGGGCCCAGCTCAAGCGCCGCGGATCGCCGCCGTCGGAAGTGGAGGGCGCCGACGAGGTTCTGGACCCGGACGCGCTCACGATCGGGTTCGCCCGCCGTTTCGCCACGTACAAGCGCGGCGACCTCATATTCCGCAACGCGGAGCGCATCGCGGCCCTGGTGAACAGCAAGGACCGCCCGGTGCAGTTCATCTTCGCGGGTAAGGCGCACCCGCAGGACCGCGGCGGGAAGGAGCTCATCCAGCGCGTCGTGCAGCAGTCGCGCAAGCCGGAGTTCCGCAAGCGCGTCGTGTTCATCGAAGACTACGACATGAGCGTCGCGCGGTACCTCGTGCAGGGCGTGGACGTGTGGCTGAACAACCCGCGCCGCCCGCTCGAGGCCTCGGGCACGAGCGGCATGAAGATTTGCGGCAACGGCGGGTTGAACCTGAGCATCCTCGACGGCTGGTGGGTCGAGGGGTACGACGGCGACAACGGGTGGGCGATCGGCGCCGGCGAGGAGTACACGGACCTCGCGTACCAGGACGAGGTCGAGAGCCGCGCGCTGCTCGACCTCATCGAGCAGGACATCGCACCGACGTTCTACAAGCGCGACGCGGGCGGGCTCCCGCGCGAGTGGATCCGGCGCATGAAGCGCTCGATCATGAGTTTGGTGCCGGTGTTCAACACGAACCGGATGGTGGAGCAGTACACCGAGCGGTGCTACGTGCCGAGTCACCGGCGCGCGGCGAAGTTGAGCGCGAACCACCTCCAGGGCGCGAAGGAACTCGCCGCGTGGCGCCGGCGCGTGGGGAGCGAATGGGGCCAGGTGCGCGTGGAGAACATCGACGCGCCGACGGGCGAGGCGCTCCGCGTGGGCGCCACGTTCCCCGTGAAGGTGCGAGTCAGCCTCGGCGGGTTGCGCCCCGACGAGGTCGAGGTCCAGTTGTGCTACGGCGTGCTCGACGCGCTGGGAGACATCGCCGAGCCGAAGTCGCTCCCGCTGGAGTCGAACGGCGCCACGAGCGGGTCGAGCGTGCTGTTCGCGGGCGAGGTTCCGTGCCGCGCGAGCGGCCAGTTCGGGTTCGGGGTCCGCGTGCTGCCGAAGAACGCGAACTTGCCGCACCTCTTTGAACCGGGCCTGGTGACCTGGGGCTAA
- a CDS encoding DUF1592 domain-containing protein: protein MALRSVLFALVGMTATASTAVWALAFNDKPTSAAARVPVADGAESSVRAEPVPAPAEDPTFKTKVLPFIQKYCLDCHKGEKAKGGLALESYTSEAQARKDRKNWSAMQHVIASGEMPPAASKKPQPTKDEKEFILNWIENSLTKVDCSPSTPKDPGRVTIRRLNRAEYNNTIRDLCGVDFKPAEEFPSDDVGYGFDNIGDVLSFQPILLEKYLAAAEKIVTTAVNIPEAAKSGKQGFGAQNILVIPRSAKTADPANKITFKSEGSGFLEKFNFPAEGEYVIRFKAWGTKVGDAFPQATVRVDGKDVKALTVDAEQGKSQVYEVRGKFPAGEKRVAVAFTNAFEDKENKKFREMGLERIEIEGPFNAVPPPEPASVKLLLVARPTSSADARAAAEKVLTNFARRAYRRPATPNEVARLVQLFEIATKQGEAFDKALRLPMKAVLVSPHFLYRIEDDPKNPTDVRTINDFEFATRLSYFLWSSMPDEALFELAAQGELRKPGTLEAQVKRMLKDPKARALSENFAGQWLQLRNLKTLTPDKGYYPGWDDALRNAMIKEAETFFEFVVQNDRPILDFLDADYTFVNDKLAKHYGITDVKGSEFRKVKLPDTRRGGIITMASTLTVTSNPTRTSPVKRGKWILENILNTPPPPPAPDVPELPPTGQLKGTLRQQMEQHRADPKCAVCHNKLDPLGFGLENFDGIGGWRTQDNKKDIDSTGELPGGLKFNGPADLRKVLLGKADQFRNCFAEKLLTFGLGRGLEYYDKCAIDDIVKASKTEGDKFSALVLAVVKSDPFQKRKGKRTE, encoded by the coding sequence ATGGCGTTGCGATCCGTCCTTTTCGCGCTCGTCGGTATGACTGCCACGGCGAGTACCGCTGTTTGGGCGCTCGCGTTCAACGATAAACCGACGTCCGCGGCGGCTCGCGTGCCGGTGGCGGACGGCGCCGAAAGCTCGGTGCGCGCCGAACCGGTTCCCGCGCCGGCGGAAGACCCCACCTTCAAGACAAAGGTGCTGCCGTTCATCCAGAAATACTGCCTGGATTGCCACAAGGGTGAGAAGGCCAAGGGCGGTTTGGCCCTCGAGAGCTACACGAGCGAAGCCCAGGCACGCAAGGACCGCAAGAACTGGTCCGCGATGCAGCACGTGATCGCGTCCGGCGAAATGCCCCCGGCCGCGTCGAAGAAGCCGCAACCGACGAAGGACGAAAAGGAGTTCATCCTCAACTGGATCGAGAACTCGCTCACCAAAGTGGATTGCTCGCCGTCCACGCCCAAAGACCCGGGCCGCGTGACCATTCGGCGGCTCAACCGCGCCGAGTACAACAACACCATCCGCGACCTCTGCGGCGTGGACTTTAAACCTGCCGAAGAGTTCCCCTCGGACGACGTGGGTTACGGCTTCGATAACATCGGCGACGTGCTCTCCTTCCAGCCGATCCTGCTGGAGAAGTACCTCGCGGCCGCGGAAAAGATCGTCACCACTGCGGTCAACATTCCCGAAGCCGCCAAGAGCGGCAAACAGGGCTTCGGCGCACAGAACATCCTCGTCATCCCGCGGAGCGCGAAAACCGCCGACCCCGCGAACAAGATCACGTTCAAGTCGGAAGGGTCCGGCTTCCTGGAGAAGTTCAACTTCCCGGCCGAGGGCGAGTACGTCATCCGCTTCAAAGCGTGGGGCACGAAGGTCGGTGACGCCTTCCCCCAAGCGACCGTTCGCGTGGACGGCAAGGACGTGAAAGCGCTCACCGTGGACGCGGAACAAGGGAAGTCGCAGGTGTACGAGGTGCGGGGTAAGTTCCCGGCCGGCGAGAAGCGCGTCGCGGTCGCGTTCACCAATGCGTTCGAGGACAAGGAGAACAAGAAGTTCCGCGAGATGGGTCTGGAGCGCATCGAGATCGAAGGCCCGTTCAACGCGGTCCCGCCGCCGGAACCGGCCTCGGTGAAGTTGTTGCTCGTCGCGCGCCCCACCTCCAGCGCGGACGCCCGCGCCGCGGCCGAGAAGGTGCTCACGAACTTCGCGCGCCGCGCGTACCGCCGACCCGCCACGCCGAACGAAGTCGCGCGGCTCGTGCAACTCTTCGAGATCGCGACTAAGCAGGGCGAAGCGTTCGATAAGGCGCTCCGGCTCCCGATGAAGGCGGTGCTGGTGTCGCCGCACTTCCTCTACCGCATCGAGGACGATCCGAAGAACCCCACCGACGTCCGCACCATCAACGACTTCGAGTTCGCGACGCGGCTCTCGTACTTCCTGTGGTCGAGCATGCCGGACGAAGCGTTGTTTGAACTCGCGGCGCAGGGCGAACTGCGTAAGCCCGGCACGCTCGAAGCGCAAGTGAAGCGCATGCTCAAAGACCCGAAGGCGCGGGCGCTCTCCGAGAACTTCGCGGGGCAGTGGTTGCAGCTCCGCAACCTCAAGACGCTCACCCCCGACAAGGGGTACTACCCGGGCTGGGACGACGCGCTCCGCAACGCGATGATTAAGGAAGCGGAAACGTTCTTCGAGTTCGTCGTCCAGAACGACCGCCCGATCCTCGACTTCCTCGACGCCGATTACACCTTCGTCAACGACAAGCTGGCGAAGCACTACGGCATTACCGATGTGAAAGGGAGCGAGTTCCGCAAAGTGAAGTTGCCCGATACCCGGCGCGGCGGCATTATCACGATGGCCAGCACGCTCACCGTGACCTCGAACCCGACCCGGACCAGCCCGGTGAAGCGCGGGAAGTGGATTCTCGAGAACATCCTTAATACCCCGCCGCCACCGCCCGCACCTGATGTGCCCGAACTACCGCCCACCGGCCAACTTAAGGGCACGCTCCGGCAACAAATGGAACAGCACCGGGCCGACCCGAAGTGTGCCGTATGCCACAACAAACTCGACCCGCTCGGCTTCGGGCTGGAGAACTTCGACGGCATCGGCGGCTGGCGCACGCAGGACAACAAGAAGGACATTGATTCGACGGGTGAACTTCCCGGCGGGCTGAAATTCAACGGCCCCGCGGACCTGCGGAAGGTGCTGTTGGGGAAGGCCGACCAGTTCCGCAACTGTTTCGCGGAAAAATTGCTTACCTTCGGCCTGGGGCGCGGGTTAGAGTATTACGATAAGTGCGCGATCGACGACATTGTGAAGGCCTCGAAGACCGAGGGCGATAAGTTCTCGGCGCTGGTACTCGCGGTCGTGAAGTCCGACCCGTTCCAAAAGCGCAAGGGTAAACGAACCGAGTGA